Proteins encoded together in one Triticum dicoccoides isolate Atlit2015 ecotype Zavitan chromosome 7B, WEW_v2.0, whole genome shotgun sequence window:
- the LOC119335743 gene encoding ALA-interacting subunit 3-like — protein sequence MMDGGAAGTSNGGSGADGDAARRNNTRMPKYSKFTQQELPACKPILTPKWVVSVFFLVGVVFVPVGVVSLLAAQDVVEIIDRYDHACVPPNMTDNKLAYIQNETIPKDCTRILTVTKEMKQPIYVYYQLDNFYQNHRRYVKSRNDAQLRDYKKSNTTTSCDPERFTADGKPIVPCGLIAWSLFNDTYSFTRGKDNLTVDKKDISWKSDREHKFAKNVYPSNFQNGALIGGKKLNSSIPLSEQEDLIVWMRTAALPTFRKLYGRIYVDLKANDTITVRLSNNYNTYSFGGKKKLVLSTATWLGGKNDFLGFAYLIVGGLCIFLAFAFTLLYLIKPRKLGDHNYLSWNRHPAGR from the exons aTGATGGACGGCGGCGCGGCCGGCACGAGCAACGGCGGATCCGGGGCCGATGGGGACGCCGCCAGGAGGAACAACACCAGGATGCCCAAGT ATTCCAAGTTCACGCAGCAGGAGCTGCCGGCCTGCAAGCCGATCCTTACTCCAAAATGG GTTGTCTCGGTGTTTTTCCTTGTCGGCGTCGTCTTTGTCCCAGTTGGTGTCGTTTCGCTACTAGCTGCACAAGAT GTTGTTGAGATCATTGATCGGTATGATCATGCATGTGTCCCACCTAACATGACTGATAACAAGCTTGCGTACATCCAGAATGAGACTATACCCAAAGACTGCACAAGGATTCTCACG GTTACAAAGGAGATGAAACAGCCAATTTATGTGTACTACCAGCTCGATAACTTTTATCAGAATCATAGAAG GTATGTGAAGAGCCGAAATGATGCACAGCTAAGAGATTATAAGAAGTCAAATACGACAACCTCATGTGACCCTGAGAGGTTCACGGCTGATGGAAAACCAATTGTTCCCTGTGGTCTGATTGCTTGGAGTTTGTTTAATGACACATATAGCTTCACTCGTGGTAAAGACAACTTGACAGTAGACAAGAAGGACATCTCCTGGAAAAGTGATAGGGAGCACAAATTTGCCAAAAATGTCTACCCAAGCAACTTCCAGAATGGTGCGCTCATAGGTGGAAAGAAGCTAAACTCGAGTATCCCG CTGAGCGAACAGGAGGATCTTATTGTTTGGATGCGGACTGCAGCGCTTCCTACATTCAGAAAGTTATATGGGAGGATATACGTTGATCTCAAGGCGAATGATACCATAACAGTGAGGCTGAGTAACAACTACAATACATATAGCTTCGGTGGCAAGAAGAAGTTGGTCCTTTCCACTGCAACCTGGCTTGGAGGAAAGAATGATTTTCTTGGATTTGCATACCTCATAGTTGGTGGACTCTGTATTTTCTTGGCATTTGCATTCACCTTGCTAtacttgataaagccaag GAAACTGGGAGATCACAACTACCTGTCCTGGAACAGGCACCCCGCAGGCCGCTAA
- the LOC119340127 gene encoding protein DETOXIFICATION 34-like: MGTGGDDAAAGEAARMVWEESRRLWGIGTPIAIATLSLFAVSSVTTAFVGHLGNLPLAAASIGLSVFSTFSFGFLLGMGSALETLCGQAFGAGQVAMLGVYLQRSWIVLIAASLLMVPFYALAEPLLLAIGQDAAVAREAARFALRILPGALSFAVNFPTAKFLQAQRKVLVLAWVGVAGLGFHAALTYLLVAVLGRGLPGAAAAYDVSLWAIALAQAAYIVGWCRDGWRGWSAAAFSDMWAFVRLSLESAVMLCLEIWYIGMITVLTGHLQGAQIAVDSLGICMNVNGWEGMIFIGLNAAISVRVSNELGSGRPRAAKHAVMVVVGESLLIGLLCMALVLVFRDSFSVIYTTDSELQHAVSRIAGLLGLTMVLNSVQPVLSGVAIGGGWQGLVAYINLGCYYIFGLPLGYLLGYKFSYGVGGIWAGMLCGIALQTLILIFIVWGTDWNAEAALASSRVRKWGGADVTKPLLE; the protein is encoded by the exons ATGGGGACCGGCGGCGACGACGCGGCCGCGGGGGAGGCGGCGCGGATGGTCTGGGAGGAGTCGCGGCGCCTGTGGGGCATCGGCACGCCCATCGCCATCGCCACGCTCAGCCTCTTCGCCGTCAGCTCCGTCACCACCGCCTTCGTCGGCCACCTCGGCAACCtgcccctcgccgccgcctccataGGCCTCTCCGTCTtctccaccttctccttcggattcCTC CTGGGCATGGGGAGCGCGCTGGAGACGCTGTGCGGGCAGGCGTTCGGCGCCGGCCAGGTGGCCATGCTGGGCGTCTACCTGCAGCGCTCCTGGATCGTGCTCATCGCCGCCTCCCTCCTCATGGTGCCCTTCTACGCCCTCGCCGAGCCGCTGctcctcgccatcggccaggacgCCGCCGTGGCGCGCGAGGCGGCGCGGTTCGCGCTCCGCATCCTGCCCGGCGCGCTCTCCTTCGCCGTCAACTTCCCCACCGCCAAGTTCCTGCAGGCGCAGCGCAAGGTGCTGGTGCTGGCCTGGGTCGGCGTGGCCGGGCTCGGCTTCCACGCCGCGCTCACCTACCTCCTCGTCGCCGTCCTCGGACGGGGCCtccccggcgccgccgccgcctacgACGTCTCGCTCTGGGCCATCGCGCTCGCCCAGGCCGCCTACATCGTCGGCTGGTGCCGGGACGGCTGGCGGGGCTGGTCCGCGGCCGCGTTCAGCGACATGTGGGCCTTCGTCCGCCTCTCGCTCGAGTCCGCCGTCATGCTCTGCCTCGAGATCTGGTACATCGGCATGATCACCGTCCTCACCGGCCACCTCCAGGGCGCCCAGATCGCCGTCGACTCCCTCGGCATCTG CATGAATGTGAACGGATGGGAGGGCATGATCTTCATCGGCCTCAACGCCGCCATCAGCGTTCGGGTGTCCAACGAGCTGGGCTCCGGCCGGCCGAGGGCGGCGAAGCACGCGGTCATGGTCGTCGTCGGCGAGTCGCTGCTCATCGGGCTGCTCTGCATGGCCCTCGTGCTCGTCTTCAGGGACAGCTTCTCCGTCATCTACACCACCGACTCGGAGCTCCAGCACGCCGTCTCCAGGATCGCGGGGCTGCTCGGCCTCACCATGGTGCTCAACAGCGTGCAGCCCGTGCTTTCAG GGGTCGCCATTGGAGGAGGGTGGCAGGGCCTTGTCGCATACATCAACCTGGGCTGTTACTACATCTTCGGGCTGCCACTGGGGTATCTTCTCGGCTACAAGTTCAGCTACGGAGTTGGG GGGATTTGGGCCGGCATGCTTTGTGGGATTGCACTTCAGACACTGATTTTGATCTTCATAGTGTGGGGAACGGATTGGAACGCAGAG GCTGCGCTGGCTTCAAGCCGTGTGCGAAAGTGGGGCGGCGCAGATGTAACCAAACCTCTCCTGGAGTAG
- the LOC119337019 gene encoding haloacid dehalogenase-like hydrolase domain-containing protein 3 — protein MSLLSKLRLVTVDVTGTLLAYKGRLGDYYCMAAKSAGKPCPDYDRMHEGFKLAYTEMARKYPCFGFAAKMPTIEWWRICVKDSFVKAGYDYDDETFDKVFKRIYSAFGSSAPYSVFPDAQPFMRGLREKGITVGIVSNAEYRYKEVILPALGLNQGSEWDFGVFSGIVGVEKPDPKIYKIALEMAGNVAPEEALHIGDSYRKDYVPARSIGMHALLLDRFKTADAESWRKSGAPVLPDLEAAQAWLTKNPTEEPAEEPLGAALLRRMAEKL, from the exons ATGTCGCTGCTATCGAAGTTACGGTTGGTCACTGTGGATGTGACTGGTACTCTGCTTGCTTACAAAGGACGGCTTGGTGATTACTACTGCATGGCTGCTAAGTCTGCCGGAAAGCCATGCCCTGACTATGATCGAATGCACGAAGGCTTCAAGCTTGCATACACTGAGATGGCGAGGAAATACCCATGCTTTGGATTTGCGGCAAAGATGCCAACGATTGAATGGTGGAGGATTTGTGTCAAGGATTCATTTGTTAAG GCTGGCTATGATTACGAtgatgagacatttgacaaagtgtTCAAGCGTATTTATTCCGCCTTCGGCTCCTCCGCACCATACTCGGTGTTTCCTGATGCACAGCCCTTCATGAGAGGGCTGAGGGAGAAGGGTATCACAGTTGGCATCGTCAGCAATGCAGAGTACCGTTACAAAGAGGTCATCTTGCCTGCGTTAGGGCTGAATCAG GGCTCGGAGTGGGACTTCGGGGTGTTCTCAGGCATCGTCGGCGTCGAGAAACCTGACCCAAAAATCTACAAGATCGCGCTGGAGATGGCGGGGAACGTCGCACCGGAAGAGGCGCTCCACATCGGCGACAGCTACCGCAAGGACTACGTCCCCGCACGGAGCATCGGGATGCACGCGCTGCTCCTGGACCGGTTCAAGACCGCCGACGCCGAGAGCTGGAGGAAGTCCGGCGCGCCGGTGCTCCCTGACCTCGAGGCCGCGCAGGCATGGCTCACCAAGAACCCGACCGAGGAACCCGCTGAGGAGCCACTAGGGGCCGCGCTGCTGCGCAGGATGGCCGAGAAGCTCTGA